In the genome of Rhodospirillaceae bacterium, one region contains:
- a CDS encoding penicillin-binding protein activator, which produces MTVAHAGAPIKAVATADGAVRAARMPAAMLAILLMLALSLAACAPKGKPGSAAKPPDRVSREAGRVTIALLLPLSGRYADIGKSMENAAHMAVMESGSGTLTVLSFDTAGTARGASAAARKAVAAGARLIVGPLFRDAVAAAKRRAARARINLLAFSNSESVAGGNVFLLSFLLRQQVDRIVRHAADNGFSEIGVLVPASATGERIVMYAEAAALRHGAEVLRTAFYPGEIAPMRERIEAFAEEPPYRAVLIHAGGDRLRTVAGLLALNDVLSPDYQYLGMSNWNDPSLQSEHVLRGGWFTAPEPDISARFAGRYEQAFKAKPDRFASMAYDAVALAAALAERGRERGQSGGSPGRNPFTRRALTDPNGFLGADGIFRFGENGLIERGLAVLEVRRKGFRVVDPARTSFAIGTN; this is translated from the coding sequence GTGACGGTAGCCCATGCAGGCGCGCCCATAAAGGCGGTGGCGACGGCGGATGGCGCAGTTCGGGCGGCGCGCATGCCAGCCGCGATGCTCGCGATACTGCTGATGCTCGCGCTTTCCCTGGCGGCTTGCGCTCCCAAGGGCAAGCCCGGATCGGCGGCCAAACCGCCGGACCGCGTGTCCCGCGAGGCCGGCCGGGTCACGATCGCCCTGCTCCTGCCGCTTTCGGGCCGCTATGCCGATATCGGCAAATCCATGGAAAACGCCGCGCATATGGCGGTCATGGAATCGGGCAGCGGCACGCTCACGGTTCTCTCCTTCGATACCGCCGGCACGGCCAGGGGCGCATCGGCGGCGGCGCGCAAGGCTGTCGCGGCGGGCGCCCGGCTGATCGTCGGCCCGCTGTTCCGCGATGCGGTCGCCGCGGCGAAGCGCCGGGCCGCCCGGGCCCGGATCAACCTGCTCGCTTTCTCGAACAGCGAAAGCGTCGCCGGTGGCAACGTGTTCCTGCTCAGCTTCCTGCTGCGCCAGCAGGTCGACCGGATCGTCCGCCATGCCGCCGACAACGGTTTCTCGGAGATCGGCGTGCTGGTTCCGGCCTCGGCGACCGGGGAGCGCATCGTCATGTATGCCGAGGCGGCGGCGCTGCGCCACGGCGCGGAGGTCCTCCGGACGGCCTTCTACCCCGGCGAGATTGCGCCGATGCGCGAGCGGATCGAGGCCTTCGCCGAGGAGCCGCCCTACCGGGCCGTGCTGATCCATGCCGGCGGCGACCGGCTGCGCACCGTGGCCGGCCTGCTGGCGCTGAACGACGTGCTGTCGCCGGACTACCAGTATCTCGGCATGTCGAACTGGAACGACCCCAGCCTGCAGTCGGAGCATGTCCTGCGCGGCGGCTGGTTCACGGCGCCGGAACCGGACATCAGCGCCCGCTTCGCCGGACGCTACGAACAGGCCTTCAAGGCGAAGCCCGACCGCTTCGCCAGCATGGCCTACGACGCCGTCGCGCTCGCCGCGGCCCTTGCAGAACGGGGGCGGGAACGGGGGCAGTCCGGGGGTAGCCCGGGGCGCAATCCCTTCACCCGGCGCGCGCTCACCGATCCGAACGGCTTCCTCGGCGCGGACGGCATCTTCCGCTTCGGCGAGAACGGCCTGATCGAGCGCGGCCTCGCGGTGCTGGAAGTGCGGCGCAAGGGCTTCCGGGTCGTCGATCCCGCGCGCACCAGCTTCGCCATCGGCACGAACTAA
- the rsmI gene encoding 16S rRNA (cytidine(1402)-2'-O)-methyltransferase, with product MTEPPHKPARDAAREPDAPPLPPGLYPVATPIGNLRDITLRALDTLAQADLVVCEDTRVTGRLLAHFGIAARLRSYNDRNAARQRPAILEALNAGKSVALVSDAGSPLISDPGYRLVVDAIAAGHRVEAVPGPTAAIAALQVSGLPTDRFRFVGFLAPKDAKRRRQLAELAGETCTLIFYESGPRLAASLRAMADILGDRPAAVARELTKRYEEVRRGMLAELAAGFDTAPKGEIAVVVGGRADDDAREPGHDTDALVRAGLAAGDSVRSVADAVADATGLPRRSVYQRALALSNEAPQERGPASQ from the coding sequence ATGACCGAACCGCCGCACAAGCCGGCCCGGGACGCGGCCCGCGAACCGGATGCGCCGCCCCTCCCGCCGGGCCTGTATCCGGTGGCGACGCCGATCGGCAACCTGCGCGACATCACCCTGCGCGCGCTCGATACCCTGGCCCAGGCCGACCTGGTCGTCTGCGAAGACACGCGGGTGACCGGCCGGCTGCTCGCCCATTTCGGCATCGCGGCGCGGCTGCGCAGCTACAACGACCGCAACGCCGCCCGGCAGCGCCCGGCGATCCTTGAAGCATTGAATGCGGGCAAGAGTGTGGCGCTGGTCAGCGACGCGGGCTCGCCGCTGATTTCCGATCCCGGCTACCGGCTGGTCGTCGACGCCATCGCGGCCGGCCACCGGGTCGAGGCGGTGCCTGGCCCGACCGCGGCGATCGCCGCCCTGCAGGTCTCCGGCCTACCGACCGACCGGTTCCGCTTCGTCGGCTTCCTCGCGCCGAAGGACGCGAAGCGGCGGCGGCAGCTCGCGGAACTCGCCGGCGAGACCTGCACCCTGATCTTCTACGAGAGCGGTCCGCGCCTCGCGGCGAGCCTGCGGGCGATGGCCGATATCCTGGGCGACCGGCCGGCCGCGGTGGCGCGCGAGCTGACCAAGCGCTACGAGGAGGTGCGCCGCGGCATGCTGGCGGAGCTGGCGGCGGGGTTCGACACCGCGCCGAAGGGCGAGATCGCGGTCGTCGTGGGCGGCCGGGCGGACGACGACGCCCGCGAACCCGGCCACGACACCGACGCCCTGGTCCGCGCCGGGCTTGCGGCCGGAGACAGCGTCCGCTCGGTCGCCGATGCGGTCGCCGACGCGACGGGACTGCCGCGGCGCTCGGTCTACCAGCGCGCGCTTGCGCTTTCCAATGAGGCGCCGCAAGAGCGCGGGCCGGCCTCGCAATGA